The Chlorocebus sabaeus isolate Y175 chromosome 9, mChlSab1.0.hap1, whole genome shotgun sequence genome includes a window with the following:
- the LOC140712447 gene encoding uncharacterized protein — MGNHTLQSTQAFMGPGETPVHGAHGTALSDSAREGQAGNDPAPGSQLSPPPLRCVPAHGCQSGFVCTRVPAGRGREAGSPNSPPCCGLRDPLPSPGYPAVFSRAVNQTEPGRLPPHAAPPRRDRRRPGRSEARLASGGGARGHRGHRAGGARVPERRGPGLPPPRETPLLCPAGGSIICPPATSREPDPTQDYTDITARNAGIIPRGREGKTRVSLAVAALSAGPGKMNYHIKCNGDPKL, encoded by the exons ATGGGTAATCACACACTTCAGAGCACGCAGGCTTTTATGGGCCCAGGGGAAACCCCAGTCCACGGGGCTCACGGAACAGCCCTAAGTGACTCTGCCAGAGAAGGGCAGGCTGGCAATGACCCTGCCCCGGGGTCCCAGCTCTCCCCGCCCCCGCTCCGCTGCGTGCCAGCCCACGGGTGCCAGAGTGGATTCGTGTGCACACGAGTTCCTGCTGGTCGGGGCCGGGAAGCCGGCTCTCCCAACTCCCCGCCATGCTGCGGGCTCAGggaccccctccccagccctggctACCCCG CGGTTTTCAGCAGAGCCGTAAATCAGACTGAGCCGGGCCGGCTCCCACCCCACGCCGCACCTCCGCGCCGGGACCGGCGGCGTCCAGGGCGGAGCGAGGCGCGGCTAGCCAGCGGGGGCGGCGCTCGCGGGCACCGGGGGCACCGCGCCGGGGGTGCGAGGGTTCCGGAACGCCGCGGCCCAGGGCTGCCACCTCCGCGGGAAACACCCTTGCTCTGCCCAGCTGGCGGGAGCATCATCTGCCCGCCCGCCACCAGCCGGGAGCCCGATCCGACTCAGGATTACACTGACATCACTGCGAGAAATGCTGGGATCATTCCccgggggagggaagggaagacgCGTGTCAGCCTCGCTGTCGCGGCGCTTTCTGCAGGCCCTGGCAAG ATGAATTATCACATCAAATGCAATGGAGATCCCAAGCTCTAG